The Musa acuminata AAA Group cultivar baxijiao chromosome BXJ2-2, Cavendish_Baxijiao_AAA, whole genome shotgun sequence genome has a segment encoding these proteins:
- the LOC135605727 gene encoding small ribosomal subunit protein eS17-like, producing the protein MPQQDRRIQRGPVRGISLKLQQEERERRIDFDPDESAIRVEYIEVDKETFDMLDPSSRSASPTSRSRPTPSPRRWLWSQAPRLLCLCIANHDQYFVMRCGEEESLSYGF; encoded by the exons ATGCCGCAACAAGATCGCCGGATTCAGCGTGGCCCTGTCCGCGGCATCTCCCTCAAGCTCCAGCAGGAGGAGCGCGAGCGCCGGATTGACTTCGACCCCGACGAGTCCGCCATCAGGGTCGAATACATCGAGGTCGACAAGGAGACCTTCGACATGCTCGACCCCTCGTCAAGGTCGGCCTCCCCGACGTCGAGAAGCAGGCCAACGCCCTCGCCCCGGCGGTGGCTATGGTCGCAGGCTCCGAGATTGCTTTGTCTCT GTATAGCAAATCATGATCAGTACTTTGTCATGAGGTGTGGAGAGGAGGAGAGCTTGTCTTACGGTTTTTAA
- the LOC135605723 gene encoding NAC domain-containing protein 91-like isoform X2: MSANTSRVIFPVIFHSPALNSCLAAEALPLFASVVGLLMIVCGGSCARADKSLTKSVDSEWFFFAPKDKKYPNSNRSNRATEAGYWKPTGKDRMIKSGSACPAIIGMKKTLVFHLGRAPKGVRTNWIMHEYRTLESESVSGEQGGFVLCRLFRKSEEKTPIFYNDDFTQRNVDEMESSGLFAPATPSPGETLHGVEATEEVVTPLNQKDLESDLQEILQPLPLKTNVQPSGVNGLAADKTDITRSYPLKPEESHCNETIVSDAANHGTVLGSEDAFLDYLAQYFGPEYDTLGPDDYRLSSTLLSFTGNSFDALHHECLQELSQFDNIGQDSVTEFLNAMLCDPEECSPEVSNAPRGFLTEFEPDNQICVTRNDSPWDSPL, from the exons ATGTCTGCAAATACGAGCCGTGTGATCTTCCCGGTGATCTTCCATTCCCCCGCCCTCAATTCATGTCTTGCTGCGGAAGCTTTACCTTTGTTTGCGTCTGTG GTTGGACTCTTGATGATTGTCTGTGGTGGTTCCTGTGCCCGGGCAGATAAATCATTGACCAAATCAGTCGATTCGGAGTGGTTCTTCTTCGCACCGAAGGACAAGAAGTATCCGAACAGCAACCGTTCCAACCGGGCTACTGAGGCTGGGTATTGGAAACCCACGGGGAAGGATCGGATGATCAAGTCCGGGTCAGCTTGTCCTGCAATTATAGGCATGAAGAAGACCCTTGTCTTCCACCTTGGCCGTGCTCCCAAGGGCGTTCGCACTAACTGGATCATGCACGAGTATCGCACACTCGAGTCTGAGTCTGTCTCTGGTGAGCAG GGTGGCTTTGTTCTCTGTCGTTTATTCAGGAAGTCTGAAGAGAAGACCCCAATTTTTTATAATGATGATTTCACCCAAAGAAATGTTGATGAGATGGAGAGTAGTGGCTTGTTTGCTCCAGCAACACCTTCACCAGGAGAGACACTACATGGAGTAGAGGCTACAGAGGAAGTTGTGACACCATTGAACCAAAAAGATTTGGAATCTGATTTGCAAGAGATTTTACAGCCTTTGCCTCTGAAAACTAATGTGCAACCATCAGGTGTTAATGGGCTGGCAGCAGATAAGACTGATATCACAAGAAGCTATCCTTTAAAGCCAGAAGAGTCTCACTGCAATGAGACTATTGTTTCGGATGCCGCTAATCATGGAACTGTTTTGGGATCTGAG GATGCTTTTCTGGATTATTTAGCACAATACTTTGGCCCAGAGTATGACACGCTTGGCCCTGATGATTACCGTCTGAGTTCCACACTACTATCTTTCACGGGGAACTCATTTGATGCTCTTCATCATGAATGTCTGCAGGAGCTTAGTCAATTTGACAACATTGGACAGGATTCTGTCACTGAGTTTTTAAATGCAATGCTTTGTGATCCAGAGGAATGTTCCCCTGAGGTATCAAATGCCCCAAGAGGTTTCCTAACTGAGTTTGAACCAGATAATCAGATCTGTGTGACCAGGAATGATTCCCCCTGGGATTCACCACTCTGA
- the LOC103975778 gene encoding GDSL esterase/lipase At5g33370-like, producing the protein MAETPSACFSAVVVTILAVLGGCSSPSEAARAFFVFGDSLVDNGNNNYLATTARADAPPYGIDTPSHRPSGRFSNGRNIPDIISEQLGAETTLPYLSPELRGEKLLVGANFASAGIGILNDTGIQFVNIIRINRQLQYFEEYQKKLSDLIGASQAEMRVNQALVLITLGGNDFVNNYYLIPYSFRSRQFALPDYVRYLISEYYKILQRLYDLGARRVIVTGTGPLGCVPAELALRGRNGQCDSELQRAAGLFNPQLVQILNRLNSKIGSDVFVSANAFGMHMNYVANPQAFGFTTSKIACCGQGPYNGIGLCNAASNLCPDRDKYAFWDPYHPTERACRIVVSHMMTGSTEFMNPMNLSTILSMDAAV; encoded by the exons ATGGCCGAGACGCCGTCTGCTTGCTTCTCTGCTGTTGTTGTCACCATCTTAGCGGTTCTCGGCGGCTGCTCTTCTCCTTCGGAGGCGGCACGTGCCTTCTTCGTCTTCGGCGATTCTCTGGTGGACAACGGGAACAACAACTATTTGGCCACCACCGCTCGGGCTGACGCACCTCCTTACGGCATCGATACTCCCAGTCACCGGCCCTCCGGGAGATTCTCCAATGGTCGCAATATACCTGACATTATCA GTGAACAGCTCGGAGCGGAGACCACATTGCCTTACCTCAGTCCCGAGCTCCGAGGGGAAAAGCTGCTTGTCGGAGCCAACTTTGCGTCGGCAGGGATTGGAATTCTAAACGACACGGGAATCCAATTT GTGAACATCATCAGGATCAACAGGCAGCTGCAATACTTTGAGGAGTACCAGAAGAAACTAAGCGATCTGATAGGAGCATCTCAGGCAGAGATGCGTGTCAACCAAGCCCTAGTTCTGATCACCCTCGGCGGCAATGACTTCGTCAACAACTACTACTTGATCCCTTATTCTTTCAGATCTCGCCAGTTCGCGCTGCCTGACTACGTGCGCTACCTGATATCCGAGTACTACAAGATTCTCCAG AGGTTATATGACCTCGGAGCCCGTCGAGTTATCGTCACCGGGACCGGCCCTCTCGGCTGCGTCCCGGCTGAGCTTGCCCTGAGAGGTCGGAACGGCCAGTGTGATTCTGAGCTCCAAAGAGCTGCAGGCCTGTTCAACCCGCAGTTGGTCCAGATCTTAAACAGGCTCAACAGTAAGATTGGTTCGGATGTCTTCGTCTCAGCCAACGCCTTCGGGATGCACATGAACTATGTGGCAAATCCACAAGCATTCG GTTTTACGACGTCGAAGATTGCATGCTGCGGACAAGGACCTTACAATGGCATCGGGCTATGCAATGCAGCATCGAACCTTTGTCCGGATCGAGATAAGTATGCCTTCTGGGATCCGTACCATCCCACGGAGAGAGCCTGCAGGATCGTGGTGAGCCATATGATGACCGGCAGCACCGAGTTCATGAACCCCATGAACTTGAGCACCATCTTATCCATGGATGCAGCAGTTTAG
- the LOC135605726 gene encoding uncharacterized protein LOC135605726 produces MSTHLRAGEAAAGALRKRKDREPSDSPRARSPAGPDPVQPALARDNRLLAGCLANEFLTKGTLFGKRWEPNGSEPDNKMANAVCPGSADSDPDKDRANPVRSGSTTAEPARSKPPIAYAEVSYLLKADGARIQGVVNPTQLARWLQM; encoded by the coding sequence ATGTCGACTCACTTGCGGGCGGGAGAGGCAGCAGCTGGCGCGTTGAGGAAGCGGAAGGATCGGGAACCGTCCGACTCCCCTCGGGCGCGGTCCCCCGCTGGGCCGGATCCGGTTCAGCCCGCGCTGGCCCGCGACAACCGGCTCTTGGCTGGGTGCCTGGCGAACGAGTTCCTCACCAAAGGAACCCTCTTCGGGAAACGGTGGGAGCCGAACGGGTCCGAGCCGGATAACAAGATGGCTAACGCGGTCTGCCCTGGTTCAGCGGATAGCGACCCGGACAAGGACAGGGCGAACCCGGTTCGATCGGGGAGCACGACCGCGGAGCCAGCGCGGTCCAAGCCGCCCATCGCGTACGCGGAGGTGTCGTACTTGCTGAAGGCGGACGGGGCCCGCATTCAGGGCGTGGTCAACCCCACCCAACTCGCCCGCTGGCTCCAGATGTAA
- the LOC135605722 gene encoding cyclin-dependent kinase inhibitor 4-like: MGKYTRKARVTGEVAVMEVSRHQSTDGVRTRARTLAAAAAASDSSLAYLELRSRRLEKPAPLAPTSKPGKDACKEAPKVSAEPGVSSTDSGSVGSARTRRCSDKDEDVADTTAVDEAPDVEVSFGENVVDVEAKERFVREITPCSLIRDSETIDTPRSMTRPTNSSATNQRRHALCHNIPTTQDIEEFFANTEQLQQQNFQEQYNFDFVNECPLPGRYEWVKPDI, from the exons ATGGGGAAGTATACGAGGAAAGCTAGGGTCACCGGCGAGGTCGCGGTCATGGAGGTCTCCCGCCACCAGTCCACGGACGGCGTCCGCACCCGCGCCCGGAccctcgccgctgccgccgccgcatcGGACTCCTCCCTCGCCTACCTTGAGCTCCGGAGCCGCCGCCTCGAGAAGCCCGCGCCTCTAGCTCCGACCTCCAAGCCTGGTAAGGACGCCTGCAAGGAGGCCCCCAAAGTGAGTGCCGAACCTGGGGTTAGCTCAACGGATTCGGGGTCGGTCGGGTCCGCCCGGACCAGGAGGTGTTCGGACAAGGATGAGGATGTCGCGGACACGACGGCGGTGGATGAGGCTCCGGACGTGGAGGTATCGTTCGGAGAGAACGTGGTTGATGTTGAAGCGAAGGAAAG ATTTGTCAGGGAGATCACGCCTTGCAGTTTGATAAGGGATTCAGAGACGATAGATACTCCGCGTTCTATGACCAGACCTACTAACTCATCTGCCACTAACCAAAGAAGGCACGCTCTCTGCCATAACATCCCTACCACACAGGACATTGAAGAGTTCTTTGCTAACACAGAGCAGCTCCagcagcaaaattttcaagaaca GTACAACTTTGATTTCGTTAACGAGTGCCCGCTCCCTGGTCGGTATGAATGGGTGAAACCTGACATCTAG
- the LOC135605723 gene encoding NAC domain-containing protein 14-like isoform X1: MEEDWRGGMVVLSPKSLPLGFRFRPTDVELVNHYLKGKISGRIKSEVEVIPEIDVCKYEPCDLPDKSLTKSVDSEWFFFAPKDKKYPNSNRSNRATEAGYWKPTGKDRMIKSGSACPAIIGMKKTLVFHLGRAPKGVRTNWIMHEYRTLESESVSGEQGGFVLCRLFRKSEEKTPIFYNDDFTQRNVDEMESSGLFAPATPSPGETLHGVEATEEVVTPLNQKDLESDLQEILQPLPLKTNVQPSGVNGLAADKTDITRSYPLKPEESHCNETIVSDAANHGTVLGSEDAFLDYLAQYFGPEYDTLGPDDYRLSSTLLSFTGNSFDALHHECLQELSQFDNIGQDSVTEFLNAMLCDPEECSPEVSNAPRGFLTEFEPDNQICVTRNDSPWDSPL, from the exons ATGGAAGAGGATTGGAGGGGTGGGATGGTCGTTCTCTCCCCGAAATCGCTGCCCTTGGGCTTCCGGTTCCGTCCGACGGACGTGGAGCTGGTGAACCACTACCTCAAGGGCAAAATTAGCGGCAGGATCAAGTCGGAGGTCGAGGTCATCCCCGAGATAGATGTCTGCAAATACGAGCCGTGTGATCTTCCCG ATAAATCATTGACCAAATCAGTCGATTCGGAGTGGTTCTTCTTCGCACCGAAGGACAAGAAGTATCCGAACAGCAACCGTTCCAACCGGGCTACTGAGGCTGGGTATTGGAAACCCACGGGGAAGGATCGGATGATCAAGTCCGGGTCAGCTTGTCCTGCAATTATAGGCATGAAGAAGACCCTTGTCTTCCACCTTGGCCGTGCTCCCAAGGGCGTTCGCACTAACTGGATCATGCACGAGTATCGCACACTCGAGTCTGAGTCTGTCTCTGGTGAGCAG GGTGGCTTTGTTCTCTGTCGTTTATTCAGGAAGTCTGAAGAGAAGACCCCAATTTTTTATAATGATGATTTCACCCAAAGAAATGTTGATGAGATGGAGAGTAGTGGCTTGTTTGCTCCAGCAACACCTTCACCAGGAGAGACACTACATGGAGTAGAGGCTACAGAGGAAGTTGTGACACCATTGAACCAAAAAGATTTGGAATCTGATTTGCAAGAGATTTTACAGCCTTTGCCTCTGAAAACTAATGTGCAACCATCAGGTGTTAATGGGCTGGCAGCAGATAAGACTGATATCACAAGAAGCTATCCTTTAAAGCCAGAAGAGTCTCACTGCAATGAGACTATTGTTTCGGATGCCGCTAATCATGGAACTGTTTTGGGATCTGAG GATGCTTTTCTGGATTATTTAGCACAATACTTTGGCCCAGAGTATGACACGCTTGGCCCTGATGATTACCGTCTGAGTTCCACACTACTATCTTTCACGGGGAACTCATTTGATGCTCTTCATCATGAATGTCTGCAGGAGCTTAGTCAATTTGACAACATTGGACAGGATTCTGTCACTGAGTTTTTAAATGCAATGCTTTGTGATCCAGAGGAATGTTCCCCTGAGGTATCAAATGCCCCAAGAGGTTTCCTAACTGAGTTTGAACCAGATAATCAGATCTGTGTGACCAGGAATGATTCCCCCTGGGATTCACCACTCTGA